From a single Pseudomonas serboccidentalis genomic region:
- the aroB gene encoding 3-dehydroquinate synthase → MQTLKVDLGERSYPIHIGEGLLDQPELLAPHIHGRQVAIISNETVAPLYLERLTRSLAPFSVISVVLPDGEAFKNWETLQLIFDGLLTARHDRRTTIIALGGGVIGDMAGFAAACYQRGVDFIQIPTTLLSQVDSSVGGKTGINHPLGKNMVGAFYQPNVVLIDTASLKTLPQRELSAGLAEVIKYGLICDEPFLTWLEDNVDALRALDQKALTYAIERSCAAKAAVVGADEKETGVRATLNLGHTFGHAIETHMGYGVWLHGEAVAAGTVMALEMSARLGWISEQERDRGIRLFQRAGLPVIPPEEMSEADFLEHMAIDKKVIDGRLRLVLLRRMGEAVVTDDYPKEVLQATLGADYRALAQLKG, encoded by the coding sequence ATGCAGACACTCAAGGTCGATCTAGGCGAGCGCAGCTACCCGATTCATATTGGCGAAGGTTTGTTGGATCAGCCTGAGTTGCTGGCGCCGCATATCCATGGGCGGCAAGTGGCAATCATCTCCAACGAGACCGTCGCGCCGCTCTATCTCGAACGTCTGACTCGCAGCCTTGCACCGTTCTCGGTGATTTCCGTGGTGCTGCCGGACGGCGAAGCCTTCAAGAACTGGGAAACCCTGCAACTGATCTTCGACGGCCTGCTGACTGCCCGTCACGACCGCCGCACCACGATCATCGCCCTCGGCGGCGGTGTCATCGGTGACATGGCCGGTTTCGCCGCTGCCTGCTACCAGCGCGGTGTCGACTTCATCCAGATTCCTACCACGCTGCTGTCCCAGGTCGATTCGTCGGTGGGCGGCAAGACCGGCATCAACCATCCGCTGGGCAAGAACATGGTCGGCGCGTTCTATCAGCCGAACGTGGTGCTGATCGATACCGCGTCGCTGAAAACCCTGCCGCAGCGTGAGCTGTCGGCCGGTCTGGCGGAAGTCATCAAGTACGGGCTGATCTGCGACGAGCCGTTCCTGACCTGGCTCGAAGACAACGTCGATGCCCTGCGTGCGCTGGACCAGAAAGCCCTGACTTACGCCATTGAGCGTTCCTGCGCAGCCAAGGCTGCCGTGGTCGGTGCCGATGAGAAGGAAACCGGCGTGCGCGCCACGCTCAACCTCGGCCACACTTTCGGTCACGCCATCGAGACCCACATGGGCTATGGTGTCTGGTTGCATGGTGAGGCGGTCGCCGCTGGCACCGTGATGGCGCTGGAAATGTCCGCGCGCCTGGGCTGGATCAGCGAGCAGGAGCGTGACCGCGGCATTCGTCTGTTCCAGCGCGCCGGTCTGCCGGTGATTCCGCCTGAAGAGATGAGCGAAGCCGATTTTCTTGAACATATGGCAATTGATAAAAAAGTGATCGACGGTCGTCTGCGTCTGGTACTGCTGCGCCGGATGGGCGAAGCGGTGGTGACCGACGATTATCCGAAAGAGGTTCTACAGGCCACGCTGGGAGCGGATTACCGCGCTCTGGCTCAGCTTAAAGGTTAA
- a CDS encoding pilus assembly protein PilP, whose translation MTPMRYFALSMVLLGLSGCGSSDEFSDLDAYLNEVRLRPAGRIEPTPTFHSYPTFTYSAANLRSPFSRQVRVDLAGQQRGARNVKPDPNRVKQYLEGFNIEQFEMVGTISNASGSFALLRGAGGVHRLKVGDYLGRNDGRIVAISATQVDVVEIVPDGEGAWLERPRTIPLKEHS comes from the coding sequence ATGACCCCGATGCGTTATTTCGCCCTGTCGATGGTGTTGCTGGGGCTGAGCGGATGCGGCAGCAGTGATGAGTTCAGCGACCTCGACGCCTACCTGAACGAAGTGCGTCTGCGGCCGGCGGGCCGGATCGAGCCGACGCCGACTTTCCACTCCTACCCCACGTTCACCTACAGCGCAGCCAACCTGCGCAGCCCGTTCTCGCGCCAGGTACGGGTCGATCTGGCCGGTCAGCAGCGCGGCGCGCGCAACGTCAAACCCGACCCCAACCGGGTCAAGCAATACCTCGAAGGTTTCAACATCGAGCAGTTTGAAATGGTCGGCACGATCTCCAATGCCTCTGGCTCCTTTGCCCTGCTGCGCGGGGCGGGCGGGGTGCATCGGTTGAAAGTCGGCGACTACCTGGGGCGCAACGACGGTCGCATCGTCGCCATCAGCGCCACGCAGGTCGATGTGGTCGAGATCGTGCCCGACGGCGAAGGCGCCTGGCTGGAGCGTCCGCGCACCATTCCTTTGAAAGAGCACTCATAG
- a CDS encoding penicillin-binding protein 1A produces the protein MRLLKFFGWSIVAVFCGLLLGLSGAFLYLSPGLPSVEALRSIQLQIPLRVYSSDNKLIAEFGEMRRTPIRFADIPPNFINALLSAEDDNFANHYGVDPSSLMRAATQLVKSGHIQSGGSTITMQVAKNFFLTSERSFSRKTTEILLALQIERQLTKDEILELYVNKIYLGNRAYGIEAAAQVYYGKSIRDISLAQMAMIAGLPKAPSRFNPLANPARSKERRDWILGRMYKLGKISEADYTAAINEPLNASYHVPTPEVNAPYIAEMARAEMVGRYGSDAYTEGFRVTTTVPSNLQEMANTALHEGLMTYDQRHGYRGPESRLPGKTHEAWASELTKQRTISSLEPAIVTQVDKNGLQVLTRTGEEHVAWDTMKWARPFLNTNSMGAAPRQPSDVAQVGDLIRVQRQKDNSLKFSQIPQAQGALVSLDPQNGAIRSLVGGFAFEQSNYNRALQAKRQPGSSFKPFVYSAALDSGYTAATLVNDAPIVFVDEYLDKVWRPKNDTNTFLGPIRLREALYKSRNLVSIRLLQAMGVGKTIDYITRFGFNKQDLPPNLSLALGTATLTPMEIATGWSTFANGGYKITPYIIDKIESRNGDTLFVANPPTVPQGGSATDGIAAPAPQSITVNAAPVPGEAPGAAAAPQAPAVAERIVDGRTTYILNSMLQDVIKLGTGRRALAMGRSDIAGKTGTTNESKDAWFSGYNADYVTTVWTGFDQPESLGRREFGGTVALPIWMNYMSAALKDKPPHVQPEPEGILSLRVDPASGRAATPSTPGAYFELFKAEDTPPSVNELGNGAVPGSPLPADEQAPIDLF, from the coding sequence ATTCGTCTGCTGAAATTTTTCGGTTGGTCCATCGTCGCCGTTTTCTGCGGACTGCTTTTAGGTCTCAGCGGCGCGTTTCTTTACCTTAGTCCGGGTTTGCCGTCTGTGGAGGCGCTGAGAAGCATTCAGTTGCAGATTCCGCTGCGGGTCTACAGCAGCGACAACAAGTTGATCGCAGAATTTGGCGAAATGCGCCGTACTCCGATCCGTTTCGCCGACATTCCCCCCAATTTCATTAATGCGTTACTAAGTGCTGAAGACGACAATTTCGCCAACCACTACGGCGTCGATCCGAGCAGCCTGATGCGTGCGGCGACCCAACTGGTCAAAAGCGGGCACATTCAGTCTGGCGGCAGCACCATCACCATGCAGGTGGCGAAGAACTTCTTCCTGACCAGCGAACGCAGCTTCTCGCGTAAAACCACCGAAATCCTCCTGGCCCTGCAGATCGAACGGCAGCTGACCAAGGACGAGATCCTCGAGCTGTACGTGAACAAGATTTATCTGGGTAACCGCGCCTACGGCATCGAAGCGGCGGCGCAGGTGTATTACGGCAAGTCGATCCGCGACATCAGCCTGGCGCAGATGGCGATGATCGCCGGCCTGCCGAAGGCACCATCGCGCTTCAACCCGCTGGCCAACCCGGCGCGCAGCAAGGAACGTCGTGACTGGATCCTTGGGCGCATGTACAAGCTCGGCAAGATTTCCGAGGCCGACTACACCGCTGCGATCAACGAGCCGCTGAACGCCAGCTATCACGTGCCGACCCCGGAAGTGAACGCACCGTACATTGCTGAAATGGCCCGCGCCGAAATGGTCGGCCGCTACGGCAGCGACGCTTATACCGAAGGTTTCCGCGTCACCACCACGGTGCCGAGCAACCTGCAGGAGATGGCCAATACTGCCCTGCACGAAGGCTTGATGACCTACGACCAGCGTCACGGCTACCGTGGCCCAGAGTCGCGCCTGCCAGGCAAGACCCATGAGGCCTGGGCCAGCGAACTGACCAAGCAGCGCACCATCAGCAGCCTGGAGCCGGCCATCGTCACTCAGGTCGACAAGAACGGCTTGCAGGTGCTGACCCGTACCGGCGAAGAACACGTCGCCTGGGACACCATGAAATGGGCGCGCCCTTTCCTCAATACCAACAGCATGGGCGCCGCACCGCGTCAGCCGTCGGATGTGGCTCAGGTCGGCGACCTGATTCGCGTCCAGCGTCAGAAGGACAATTCGCTGAAGTTCAGCCAGATCCCGCAGGCGCAAGGCGCGCTGGTGTCGCTGGATCCACAGAATGGCGCGATCCGCTCGCTGGTCGGTGGTTTCGCTTTCGAGCAGAGCAACTACAACCGCGCCCTGCAGGCCAAGCGCCAGCCGGGTTCGAGCTTCAAGCCGTTCGTCTACAGCGCCGCGCTGGACAGTGGTTACACTGCCGCGACCCTGGTCAACGACGCGCCGATCGTGTTCGTCGACGAGTACCTGGACAAAGTCTGGCGGCCGAAGAACGACACCAACACCTTCCTTGGCCCGATCCGTCTGCGCGAGGCGCTGTACAAGTCGCGTAACCTGGTGTCGATCCGCCTGCTGCAGGCGATGGGTGTGGGCAAGACCATCGACTACATCACCCGCTTCGGCTTCAACAAGCAGGATCTGCCGCCGAACCTGTCGCTGGCGCTGGGCACCGCGACCCTGACCCCGATGGAAATCGCCACCGGCTGGAGCACCTTCGCCAACGGCGGCTACAAGATCACCCCGTACATCATCGACAAGATCGAAAGCCGTAACGGCGACACGCTGTTCGTCGCCAACCCGCCGACCGTGCCACAGGGTGGCTCGGCCACCGATGGCATCGCAGCGCCGGCACCTCAGTCGATCACCGTCAACGCCGCGCCGGTACCGGGCGAAGCCCCGGGCGCTGCTGCCGCGCCACAAGCACCGGCCGTGGCCGAGCGGATTGTCGATGGCCGCACCACGTACATCCTCAACAGCATGCTGCAGGACGTGATCAAGCTCGGCACCGGCCGCCGCGCACTGGCCATGGGTCGCAGCGACATCGCGGGCAAGACCGGTACCACCAACGAATCGAAGGATGCGTGGTTCTCCGGCTACAACGCCGATTACGTGACCACCGTATGGACCGGTTTCGACCAGCCGGAAAGCCTTGGTCGTCGCGAATTCGGTGGCACTGTGGCGCTACCGATCTGGATGAATTACATGTCGGCCGCGCTGAAGGACAAGCCGCCACATGTGCAGCCTGAGCCGGAAGGCATCCTCAGCCTGCGAGTGGATCCGGCCAGCGGTCGCGCGGCGACGCCGAGCACGCCTGGCGCCTACTTCGAGCTGTTCAAGGCTGAAGACACACCGCCGTCGGTCAACGAGTTGGGTAACGGCGCCGTACCGGGCAGCCCGCTGCCGGCGGACGAGCAGGCGCCGATCGATCTGTTCTGA
- the pilQ gene encoding type IV pilus secretin PilQ, with product MNRIFSTLGFSLWIALLSPMVLAASLKTLDVAALPGDRVELKLSFDGQPPQPKGYTTESPARIALDLPGVTNQLTSKTRDLGSGNARSATVVEANDRTRLIINLTQLTPYTFRVEGNNLFVVVGQGAKAAAPRPATAVVPRPAAAPAKVYASTAKAIRGVDFQRGTAGEGNVVIDLSDPTIAPDIQEHDGKIILSFARTQLPDRLRVRLDVKDFATPVQFVNSAATGDRAIITVEPSGTFDYSTYQTDNKLTVSIRPMTVDDLQKRNAERQAYSGEKLSLNFQDIDVRSVLQLIADFTNLNLVASDTVQGGITLRLQNVPWDQALDLVLKTKGLDKRKIGNVLLVAPADEIAARERQELESQKQIAELAPLRRELLQVNYAKAADIAKLFQSVTSAEAKIDERGSITVDERTNNIIAYQTQDRLDELRRIVAQLDIPVRQVMIEARIVEANVDYDKSLGVRWGGSIQNKGNWNTSGVSNGTSTTIGTPGSTSTNSPFVDMGTVGNTSGIGIAFITDNVLLDLELTAMEKTGNGEIVSQPKVVTSDKETAKILKGTEIPYQEASSSGATSVSFKEASLSLEVTPQITPDNRIIMEVKVTKDEPDYLNKVQDVPPIKKNEVNAKVLVNDGETIVIGGVFSNTQSKVVDKVPFLGDVPYLGRLFRRDVVSEKKSELLVFLTPRIMNNQAIAVSR from the coding sequence ATGAACAGGATTTTTTCCACCCTCGGTTTTTCGCTATGGATAGCGCTGCTGTCACCGATGGTTCTGGCGGCCAGCCTGAAGACGCTGGATGTCGCGGCGTTACCCGGTGACCGGGTCGAATTGAAGTTATCGTTCGACGGCCAGCCCCCACAGCCCAAGGGCTACACCACCGAATCACCGGCGCGAATCGCGCTGGATCTGCCGGGTGTCACCAACCAGTTGACGAGCAAGACCCGCGATCTGGGCAGCGGCAACGCACGCAGCGCCACGGTGGTCGAGGCCAATGATCGTACGCGCCTGATCATCAACCTGACGCAGCTGACGCCCTATACCTTCCGGGTCGAGGGCAACAATCTGTTCGTGGTAGTCGGGCAGGGCGCCAAAGCGGCTGCGCCACGTCCGGCCACTGCGGTTGTGCCACGCCCGGCTGCGGCGCCGGCGAAGGTTTACGCATCCACCGCCAAGGCCATTCGTGGCGTCGACTTCCAGCGCGGCACTGCCGGGGAGGGCAACGTAGTCATTGACCTGTCGGACCCGACCATCGCCCCGGACATCCAGGAACATGACGGCAAGATCATCCTCAGTTTTGCCCGAACCCAGTTGCCGGACCGGCTGCGGGTGCGCCTCGACGTCAAGGATTTCGCCACTCCGGTGCAGTTCGTCAACAGTGCTGCGACTGGCGATCGCGCGATCATCACCGTCGAGCCCAGCGGCACGTTCGACTACTCGACCTACCAGACCGACAACAAACTGACCGTCAGCATTCGCCCGATGACGGTCGATGACCTGCAAAAACGCAATGCCGAGCGCCAGGCCTACAGCGGCGAAAAGCTTTCGCTGAACTTTCAGGACATCGACGTGCGCTCGGTGCTGCAACTGATCGCCGACTTCACCAACCTCAATCTGGTGGCCAGCGACACGGTGCAGGGCGGGATCACCTTGCGCCTGCAAAACGTGCCGTGGGATCAGGCACTGGATCTGGTTCTGAAAACCAAGGGGCTGGATAAACGCAAGATCGGCAACGTGTTGCTGGTGGCGCCGGCTGACGAAATCGCCGCTCGCGAACGCCAGGAACTGGAGTCGCAGAAGCAGATCGCCGAACTGGCGCCGCTGCGTCGAGAGTTGCTGCAGGTTAACTACGCCAAGGCCGCGGACATCGCCAAGCTGTTCCAGTCGGTCACCAGTGCCGAAGCGAAAATCGATGAGCGCGGCTCGATCACCGTTGATGAGCGGACCAACAACATCATTGCCTATCAGACCCAGGATCGCCTCGACGAACTGCGACGGATCGTGGCGCAACTGGATATCCCGGTGCGTCAGGTGATGATCGAAGCGCGCATCGTCGAGGCCAACGTCGATTACGACAAGAGCCTGGGCGTGCGCTGGGGCGGTTCGATCCAGAACAAGGGCAACTGGAACACGTCCGGGGTCAGTAACGGCACCTCGACCACCATCGGCACGCCGGGCAGTACCAGCACCAACTCGCCGTTCGTCGACATGGGCACGGTCGGTAACACCTCGGGGATCGGTATCGCCTTCATCACCGACAACGTGCTGCTCGATCTTGAGCTGACAGCGATGGAAAAAACCGGCAACGGTGAAATCGTCTCCCAGCCGAAAGTGGTCACCTCCGACAAGGAGACTGCAAAGATCCTCAAGGGCACCGAGATTCCGTATCAGGAAGCCAGCTCCAGCGGCGCGACTTCGGTGTCGTTCAAAGAGGCTTCGCTGTCGCTGGAAGTGACGCCGCAGATCACCCCCGACAACCGCATCATCATGGAGGTCAAGGTCACCAAGGATGAGCCGGACTACCTGAACAAGGTGCAGGATGTACCGCCGATCAAGAAGAACGAGGTCAACGCCAAGGTGCTGGTGAACGACGGCGAAACCATCGTGATTGGGGGCGTTTTCTCAAATACTCAAAGCAAGGTCGTAGATAAGGTGCCATTTCTTGGCGATGTGCCGTATCTTGGCCGCCTTTTCCGGCGTGATGTGGTTTCGGAGAAAAAATCCGAGCTGCTGGTATTTCTCACTCCGCGTATCATGAATAACCAGGCGATTGCTGTGAGTCGTTGA
- a CDS encoding AAA family ATPase, which yields MTSLHADEAFLGHFQLSHDPFAPRVPGFKFFPAQRKPVLGQLHHLARYSQLLLVVTGPQGSGKTLLRQALVASTNKQSVQSVVVSARGAGDAAGILRQVAQALDVAQAEVGAILAQVVQLALTGQEVYLLVDDAEQLDESALEALMALGAGAPEGRPHVFLFGESSLIAQLEALHLEEERFHVIELQPYTEEETREYLDQRLEGAGRGVELFTADQISDIHESSEGWPGNINQVARDALIEVMIASRSAVKRPSMGFNMPKKHVLAISAVVVVAVAAAWLMPGRNKAPTTGAPANEQAQLPLGQGASGGAPNVEFAGNTQPMPLPLVGNSQPVMRGPLAEAAGGITEGDDGVPVEGSSATPPTVTTSAPPAGVPAGPAPTPVPVPAAKPTPAPTQVATAKPAPAAPAAKPAPAPAKPVAAAKPAEKPVTVAKAAGGSWYAGQPTSNYVVQILGTSSEAAAQNFVKEQGGEYRYFKKVLNGKPLYVITYGNFANRDAAVSAIKALPAKVQAGKPWPRTVASVQQELATTR from the coding sequence ATGACTAGTTTGCATGCCGACGAGGCGTTCCTCGGCCATTTCCAGTTAAGTCACGACCCTTTCGCACCGCGGGTGCCGGGCTTCAAATTCTTCCCGGCCCAGCGCAAGCCGGTGCTGGGGCAACTGCACCACCTGGCGCGTTACAGCCAGTTGCTGCTGGTGGTCACCGGCCCGCAGGGCAGCGGCAAGACCCTGCTGCGCCAGGCGCTGGTGGCCAGTACCAACAAGCAATCGGTGCAGAGCGTTGTGGTGTCGGCCCGTGGTGCTGGCGATGCCGCCGGCATCCTGCGTCAGGTCGCCCAGGCGCTGGATGTGGCGCAGGCGGAAGTCGGCGCGATTCTGGCGCAGGTGGTGCAGCTTGCTCTCACGGGGCAGGAAGTCTATCTGCTGGTGGACGACGCCGAGCAACTCGACGAGTCCGCCCTCGAAGCGCTGATGGCGCTGGGCGCCGGTGCGCCGGAAGGTCGCCCGCACGTATTCCTGTTCGGTGAGTCGTCGCTGATCGCTCAGCTGGAGGCCTTGCACCTTGAGGAAGAGCGCTTCCACGTCATCGAATTGCAGCCGTACACCGAAGAAGAAACCCGCGAATACCTCGACCAACGGCTTGAAGGTGCGGGCCGGGGTGTCGAACTTTTCACCGCGGATCAGATCTCTGATATTCACGAAAGCTCCGAGGGTTGGCCTGGCAACATCAACCAGGTCGCTCGCGATGCTCTGATCGAAGTCATGATTGCCAGCCGCTCTGCGGTGAAGCGTCCAAGTATGGGGTTCAACATGCCGAAGAAACACGTATTGGCGATTTCCGCCGTCGTTGTGGTCGCGGTCGCCGCCGCCTGGCTGATGCCGGGTCGCAACAAGGCGCCAACCACCGGCGCACCAGCCAACGAACAGGCACAACTGCCATTGGGTCAGGGCGCCAGCGGTGGCGCGCCGAACGTCGAGTTCGCCGGCAATACCCAGCCAATGCCGCTGCCGCTGGTCGGCAACTCGCAGCCGGTAATGCGCGGCCCGTTGGCTGAAGCTGCTGGCGGCATCACCGAAGGTGACGACGGCGTGCCTGTCGAAGGCTCCAGCGCGACGCCGCCGACGGTAACCACCTCCGCACCACCTGCTGGCGTTCCGGCAGGTCCGGCGCCAACCCCGGTTCCGGTGCCAGCCGCCAAACCGACCCCGGCACCGACCCAGGTTGCCACCGCCAAGCCTGCTCCGGCAGCGCCAGCGGCAAAACCGGCTCCAGCTCCGGCCAAACCTGTAGCGGCCGCCAAACCGGCCGAGAAGCCGGTTACCGTCGCCAAGGCTGCCGGTGGCAGCTGGTACGCCGGTCAGCCGACCAGCAACTATGTGGTGCAGATCCTCGGCACCAGCTCCGAAGCGGCCGCGCAGAACTTCGTCAAGGAGCAGGGCGGCGAGTACCGTTATTTCAAGAAAGTCCTCAACGGCAAGCCTCTCTATGTGATCACCTACGGCAACTTCGCCAATCGTGATGCAGCCGTTTCTGCCATCAAGGCCTTGCCAGCGAAGGTTCAGGCTGGTAAACCTTGGCCTCGCACTGTCGCCAGCGTCCAACAGGAACTGGCAACAACTCGCTGA
- a CDS encoding pilus assembly protein PilM, producing MLGLFKKKTNTLLGIDISSTSVKLLELSRQGDRYRVEAYAVEPLPPNAVVEKNIAELEGVGHALSRVLVKARTGLKSVAVAVAGSAVITKVIEMDAGLTDDELENQLKIEADQYIPYPLDEVAIDFEVQGVSPRNPERVNVLLAACRKENVEVREAALALAGLTARVVDVEAYALERSFGLLATQLAASQERLTVAVMDIGATMTTLSVLHNGRIIYTREQLFGGRQLTEEIQRRYGLTVEQAGLAKKQGGLPDDYVSEVLQPFRDALVQQVSRSLQFFFASGQYNAVDHILLAGGTASVPGLDRLIEQRLGTPTQVANPFADMALSSKVNAGALASDAPALMIACGLALRSFD from the coding sequence GTGCTGGGACTCTTCAAGAAAAAGACCAATACGTTACTGGGGATCGACATCAGCTCCACTTCGGTGAAGCTGCTGGAGCTGAGCCGACAGGGCGACCGCTACCGGGTCGAGGCCTACGCGGTGGAACCGCTGCCGCCCAACGCCGTGGTCGAGAAGAACATCGCCGAGCTCGAAGGTGTGGGCCACGCCTTGTCCCGGGTACTGGTCAAGGCGCGCACCGGGCTCAAGAGCGTGGCGGTGGCGGTGGCCGGTTCTGCAGTGATCACCAAGGTCATCGAGATGGACGCCGGGCTGACCGACGATGAGCTGGAAAACCAGTTGAAGATCGAAGCCGACCAATACATTCCCTATCCGCTGGACGAAGTCGCCATCGACTTCGAAGTCCAGGGCGTTTCGCCGCGCAATCCGGAGCGGGTCAATGTGCTGCTGGCCGCCTGTCGCAAGGAGAACGTCGAAGTTCGCGAGGCGGCGCTGGCGCTGGCCGGGCTGACCGCGCGGGTGGTCGACGTCGAGGCCTACGCGCTGGAGCGCTCGTTCGGTCTGCTCGCCACCCAACTGGCGGCCTCGCAGGAGCGCCTGACTGTAGCGGTGATGGACATCGGCGCAACGATGACCACCCTCAGCGTCCTGCACAACGGCCGCATCATCTATACCCGCGAGCAACTGTTCGGTGGCCGGCAACTGACCGAAGAGATCCAGCGCCGTTATGGCCTGACCGTCGAGCAGGCCGGGCTGGCGAAAAAGCAGGGCGGTCTGCCTGACGACTATGTCAGCGAAGTCTTGCAGCCGTTCCGGGATGCGCTGGTGCAGCAGGTGTCGCGCTCATTGCAGTTCTTCTTTGCCTCCGGGCAGTACAACGCGGTCGATCACATCCTTTTGGCCGGTGGCACGGCGTCGGTGCCGGGACTTGATCGCCTGATCGAGCAACGTCTGGGCACCCCGACTCAGGTCGCCAACCCGTTTGCCGACATGGCCTTGAGCAGCAAGGTCAACGCCGGGGCCCTGGCCAGTGACGCGCCGGCCCTGATGATTGCCTGTGGGCTCGCGCTCAGGAGTTTCGACTGA
- the pilO gene encoding type 4a pilus biogenesis protein PilO, producing the protein MKPSEWLQGLRNIDFNDLDTSNIGSWPAAVKTMAGALLAVLVLALGYNFFISDMENQLEAKRQEEDTLKEQFASKAHMAANLELYTQQMKEMENSFGVLLRQLPSDTEVPGLLEDITRTGLGSGLEFEEIKLLPEVTQPFYIELPIQITVTGAYHDLATFVSGVAGLPRIVTLHDFELAPANPDGGTKLRMSILAKTYRYNDKGLQK; encoded by the coding sequence ATGAAACCGTCCGAATGGTTGCAGGGCTTGCGCAACATCGACTTCAACGATCTGGACACCAGCAACATCGGTTCCTGGCCGGCCGCGGTGAAAACCATGGCAGGGGCGTTGCTGGCGGTGCTGGTGTTGGCACTTGGCTACAACTTTTTCATCAGCGACATGGAAAACCAGCTTGAAGCCAAGCGTCAGGAAGAAGACACCTTGAAGGAACAATTCGCCAGCAAGGCGCACATGGCCGCCAACCTGGAGCTGTACACCCAGCAGATGAAGGAAATGGAAAACTCCTTCGGTGTACTCCTGCGGCAATTGCCCAGCGACACTGAAGTGCCGGGGTTACTGGAAGACATCACACGCACCGGATTGGGCAGCGGCCTTGAATTCGAAGAGATCAAGCTGCTGCCGGAAGTGACCCAGCCGTTCTACATCGAATTGCCGATCCAGATCACCGTCACCGGGGCCTATCACGACCTCGCGACTTTCGTCAGTGGCGTCGCCGGGTTGCCACGGATCGTCACCTTGCACGACTTCGAGCTGGCACCGGCCAACCCGGACGGCGGGACGAAGCTGCGCATGAGCATCCTCGCCAAGACTTACCGCTATAACGACAAGGGGCTGCAAAAATGA
- the aroK gene encoding shikimate kinase AroK — protein MRNLILVGPMGAGKSTIGRLLAKELRLPFKDSDKEIELRTGANIPWIFDKEGEPGFRDREQAMIAELCAFDGVVLATGGGAVMRDANRKALHEGGRVVYLHASVEQQVGRTSRDRNRPLLRTADPAKTLRDLLEIRDPLYREIADLVVETDERPPRMVVLDILDRLAQLPPR, from the coding sequence GTGCGAAATTTGATTCTTGTAGGACCGATGGGCGCTGGAAAAAGCACCATCGGCCGGTTGCTGGCCAAAGAGCTGCGCCTGCCGTTCAAAGATTCCGACAAGGAAATTGAACTGCGCACGGGCGCCAATATCCCGTGGATCTTCGACAAGGAAGGCGAGCCCGGCTTTCGTGACCGTGAGCAGGCGATGATCGCCGAGCTGTGCGCGTTCGACGGCGTGGTACTGGCGACCGGCGGCGGCGCGGTGATGCGCGATGCCAACCGCAAGGCCCTGCACGAGGGCGGACGGGTGGTGTATCTGCACGCCTCCGTCGAGCAGCAGGTCGGGCGTACGTCGCGCGATCGCAACCGTCCGTTGTTGCGCACCGCGGATCCGGCGAAAACCCTGCGTGACTTGCTGGAGATCCGCGATCCGCTCTATCGGGAGATCGCCGATCTGGTGGTGGAAACCGACGAACGGCCACCGCGCATGGTGGTGCTCGACATTCTTGACCGTCTGGCACAGCTTCCACCCCGTTAA
- a CDS encoding PilN domain-containing protein: MARINLLPWREERREERRKRFLLILIGVFVGSVGAVFIADQIISTAIERQAARNAYIGRQIAVVDERIKQISELKARRQQLVERMRIIQDLQGNRQISGRIFDQLARTLPDGVYFTSVKLVGRTLTISGAAESNNRVSELMRNLDASDWFDAPSLNEVKATTAGQVDQANVFQLTVRQTQPATVEGEK; the protein is encoded by the coding sequence ATGGCGCGGATCAACCTTCTCCCCTGGCGTGAGGAGCGCCGCGAAGAACGGCGCAAACGCTTCCTGCTGATCCTGATCGGGGTCTTCGTCGGCTCGGTGGGCGCGGTGTTCATCGCCGATCAGATCATCAGCACTGCCATTGAGCGGCAGGCAGCGCGCAACGCCTACATCGGCAGGCAGATAGCCGTGGTCGACGAACGGATCAAGCAGATCAGCGAACTCAAGGCGCGGCGCCAGCAATTGGTCGAGCGCATGCGCATCATCCAGGACTTGCAGGGTAACCGGCAGATCAGCGGGCGGATATTCGATCAGTTGGCGCGCACGCTGCCGGACGGCGTGTATTTCACCAGCGTGAAACTGGTGGGCAGGACGCTGACCATCAGTGGCGCGGCGGAGTCCAACAATCGGGTTTCGGAGCTGATGCGCAATCTGGATGCCTCGGACTGGTTTGACGCGCCGAGCCTCAACGAGGTGAAGGCGACGACCGCCGGTCAGGTGGATCAGGCCAACGTCTTTCAGTTGACCGTCCGTCAGACTCAGCCAGCAACCGTGGAGGGCGAAAAATGA